AGCGACTTAAAAACGAGATTGCGGATCTGAAAAAGCTCCAGAAATGAACTGCCGATGACCTCCATCGAGTCGTTGATCTCAAACATCCGGCTCAGCTCCAGCACCTGCTCGCTTGGATACAACTCCGGGGTTTCCGGGTTGAAGCACAGCCCGCGGATATTTAGCGTATAATCTTCTGTATTGATGTATTCTTTCACCGTCCCGCGCCGGTCTTTACCTACGGTGGCGGTTTCTACAATGGTTTTGGTGAGGCCTAATGATATTAGGGGCTCGTTCGGAAAAACAAACTGCTGACCTTTGTACGAAACCTTTAAGGTCTGGAAGTAAGGCTTACCCATC
This DNA window, taken from Chryseobacterium sp. 6424, encodes the following:
- a CDS encoding DUF6046 domain-containing protein; the protein is MEFDIRKLTAQAFSYVGPAFPAWWAKNKTLLVLPSLNGIGAGLLMGKPYFQTLKVSYKGQQFVFPNEPLISLGLTKTIVETATVGKDRRGTVKEYINTEDYTLNIRGLCFNPETPELYPSEQVLELSRMFEINDSMEVIGSSFLELFQIRNLVFKSLELEDMAGMQGMQKYTVTAVSDQDFYADLAEKENNGSLLEKLG